The Peromyscus leucopus breed LL Stock chromosome 10, UCI_PerLeu_2.1, whole genome shotgun sequence genome segment NNNNNNNNNNNNNNNNNNNNNNNNNNNNNNNNNNNNNNNNNNNNNNNNNNNNNNNNNNNNNNNNNNNNNNNNNNNNNNNNNNNNNNNNNNNNNNNNNNNNNNNNNNNNNNNNNNNNNNNNNNNNNNNNNNNNNNNNNNNNNNNNNNNNNNNNNNNNNNNNNNNNNNNNNNNNNNNNNNNNNNNNNNNNNNNNNNNNNNNNNNNNNNNNNNNNNNNNNNNNNNNNNNNNNNNNNNNNNNNNNNNNNNNNNNNNNNNNNNNNNNNNNNNNNNNNNNNNNNNNNNNNNNNNNNNNNNNNNNNNNNNNNNNNNNNNNNNNNNNNNNNNNNNNNNNNNNNNNNNNNNNNNNNNNNNNNNNNNNNNNNNNNNNNNNNNNNNNNNNNNNNNNNNNNNNNNNNNNNNNNNNNNNNNNNNNNNTTGAAAAACTAGCCATCCCATCGCCCCCCTTCCCATTTATTTTCAAGAGCTAGTAGCCCAGGATGAAAATCATTCAAGCTATTCCATCTATGAGTTCAAGTACTTAAAATGACAATAAACAATACATAAACTTTTCAGGAGGAATTGTAAaccacatgtatgaaaatattcttaaaatatcatttaatttATATGCATTCCTTTACTTGGAGATAAAACATATGATAGAAACACAGTTTCAAATAAGTCTATGTTTCAGTTCAATAAGTTAGTAGAAGACCAATTATACTTAAATAGGACTTTGGATACTATATAAGAGAGCAATATGAAATGAGTTATAGCCAATTTATAATCAACTGGAATTAGACCAGAAGATAAAGAGCTCAAACGAGACTTAGTAAGTACAGCATTGATTACACCTTGGTTTCCCTTCAAGTATCTGCATCAATGCTCAATCTGTCTGACTTCTAGACCTTTTCCGTATTGTTTTCAAACTAACTCCCAGGAAAtcccaatagaaacagaagaaggtTTCATTGACTCCTTAAGATGTACTCCATTAGCTTAATGCAAGTCCAACCTTAGATACCATCTCTAGAAAGCAGAGCAGACAATGGGTGACAGACCAGAGTTGTCACATGTAGTCTCATCACAAAGCTCTCTGGCAAGCTGGGAAAAGTAATGTAATGGAACCAGTTCTGGGGTCAAAGTGTTTGTAAAAAGTATATAAGGCCACCCAATAAAAACTTCCCAAAGCTTAACTCCACCAATGCTTAATAAAGACCAGCCCCTGTGCCTAATTGtcaaacagaaacaggaagttaACTGACTTCAACTGTGTTTTCTACCTGAAAATCTGCTAACAGACACTCAAAATTAAACAGCTTAAAATTTTAGCAATTTATATATCTAAGTATTATTGTCtcatacttttaaagaaaatcagtTCTAAAGACAATACAAGATCCTGACCACTCTTAAACATAGTAGAGCAAAGCAATGGCAAGGAAAAGGGCTAGGCTGAAGAAAGACCAGAGTGGAAATTTTCAGCAGGCACTCATTTACAAACTTAGCACATGAGGAGCCGACATGAGGGTGAGTGCCTCCTCCTTAACTTTTATATCTGCACTTGCAAAACCTTTTCCTTAATATCTCAGATCAATGCTGAACAGTGTTTTATGAACTAAATGTGGCCTGGGGAGAGATACAGACACAAAGTtgcatggcttattttttaagtttcttaaaagttaaaaagagggggctggagagatggatcagaggttgagagcactgactgctcttctagaggtcctgagtttaactcccagcaaccacatggtggcttacaaccatccttaatgagatctggtgcgcttgtctggcctgcagacatacatgcaagcagaacactatatacgtaataaataaatcttaaaaaaaaaagttaaaaagaaaaagaaaacctctcAATTTATAGCCACACATCTGTCATACCCTTGGATATGAAAAGAGCCAGGGATTTAAAAGAGTCAGGGAGTCATATCTGGCCCACCTAAGAATCCAAATTCTGATCTCTCTCAGTTCAACACCACCCTggcctacaaaatgagttccaggacaaccacagttattacaaagagaaaccctgcctccaaaaaaaataaaaaccccaaacaaaagaaTCCATATTCattagtaaatatttttggaCCGGTTGGCATTTAATTATCGTGTACCTTCTCAAAAGGTAAAGCATTTCTAATATGCCAAACCATCATAAAGTGTAATCACATTAAAATTATAAGCTTCCTCCGATAAGACTGTCAATTTTATTGACAATATTTACAATTTTGAGACTATATAGTATTAAgctttaaaacactttaaacaatcttatttactttttttttttttttttcttggtttttgagacagggtttctctgtgtagctttgcacttttcctgaaactcgctttggagaccaggctggcctcgaactcacagagatctgcctggctctgcctcccgagtgctgggataaaaggcgtgcgtcaccaccgctcAGCACTTATTTACATTTAATGACACTATATACTATTAAGTTGTATTGATAATTTAAAACTgactttaatttcattattttatttcaagaacAATTTATACTATACCTTTATAACAAGCTAATGTAAGGGCACTCTCTTTAAATTCATTGGAATGCGTATTGATGCCAGCTCCATTTTCTAGCAGCAATCTGGCTACTTCCACGTGTCCAGCACTCCCAGCTTCCATGAGAGGAGTATGACCATTTTCATTATGGTCCTCAATACTAGCACCGGATTCCAAGAGCACCTTTACAACATCTACATAGCCTCCAGCACAAGCGTAAGTAAGAGCTGTGTTGCCTATTTaggtaagaaaacaaagaaaagacattagcatcactcacatgcacacaaacacaaatgaatgtaCATCTCAATCCAATGAGATGCTTCAGTGCATAAATGGACATatcaagccagatgacctgagtttgatccctggggcctatatggagaaggaggtgagaactgactccagcaagatGTCCTTTGATTTCCCCAAGTgtaccatggcacatatgtgcatacacacacataaataaaattaaatgtaaaactttttaaaaaatgaaatatcaaattTACATTTAAGAAGCTGAAATGGAAAACTATGTCCATAATAAATATTTAGTAATAGACACATATAATTGTAGTACTTAACTGTACTTTCTCTATCTGAAATCAACTTCAAAtcctccctttttatttaaaaccaaTATTGTCCTGTGCCTGGTGGTACGGGGTATCATCTCAACTACTAGAAGGCTAAAGCAaaaggattagaaattcaagcccagcctgtgCTCCAGAGTGAGTCTAAACAACTTCTTCTGAGTCTGccttaaaatacaaagtaaaaggCCTAGGATCTTAGCTCATTTGGgtaatgcttgtctagcatgtgcaagattCTGGGGTCAATCATTTGTActgccaaacaacaacaaaaatacatgtCAGATTATAGAAAAATCAGATACACTTATCAAGACTAGAGAATTAAGATTTGACAGGGAAGCCATACCCAGGACATATCAATAAAATGGCtatctaaacaagacctgaacaataatTCCAACAGTGGACATATTAACATCCAAAGAAGAAATCTCACAGAGTCCcagccctagacaaagaactacaggcaaataaTGACTGCTAGTAGGAGGAGATTCAGCGTTTCCCAGAGATAAACCCCCATAATTAGTCATCTAATAACAAGTGACCTGCCCTAAAAATCATTTACACACAACCCACACTAAAAGGACTCAGTAGGccgtatttgtgtgtgtgtgtgtaacaataaataGTAAAGAGGCTGTCAATTTGAGAGGGAATGAAGGGTAGGGGATGAATGGAGGGACAtgggatggtttgaatgaaaaatgggaggtgatggaggaagacagggGAACACGTAAGTAATGTATTTATACtttaatctaaaattaaaaaaaaaaaaaaaactttggagaACTGTAAATGAACTGTGCAATTCTTTCCTGAACTTTTTCCTTCACAAATGAGATAAAAGTTATAGTTAGCTTTAATACAAAAAATGTttcataaagaattatttttaataaaggtcATCATACCCAAAACCTATCATATATAACCCACATACTAATTGACCAatgtcaaataatttaaaatagattcatatttttgtttttggaatatGTTATGCAGTTCCACTAGCTTCAATATATAGCAATCCTCCTGACTTGGCCTCCCAAAGGCAGAAATTGCAGGTATGAGACAAGACAATGAACAAAGAAATCCCTTCTTGGTGATTAAAAACTTGCTATGTTAAAAGAAACCCCAACTTAGTAAATTTTTTATAtagacttctttttaaaacacaaaactacatttgtttttgtttttttttaatctgaagaaaacttacaaaatacaatacaatattaGACCCAGATCTGAcccaaaaaaagaaatcagtttaGGCTAAACTAATGCCCCATTGGACATGTTTTCATAATTCTTTTTCCTGGGCCACAATTCAGCAATATTAGAGGATCATGGTCTAGTCCTTGTTGTCCATCCTATTTTCCCTACATCTTGCATTAATAGTGAAAAGGAAACCAGGGTTTGAGAACTGTAAGCTATACTTCTCCACATCTACATGGCAGTCTTTCAAACTGAGTGcttaacatactttaaaaaaaacccaagaatgtCTTATAAACCTaacaggaaacatttttttaaatattattttaaacctCATAGAGACTTGGGCAAATATGTAGCACTTAAGTGTTGTGGAatcttattttaagatgttttacatttgtttttgctgtagaacgttgttttaatgatgcaaagatgtgttgcattcttttatgttacatttgtttaactctgaagatAGTacgttattttgcctgtctaaaacacctgattggtctaataatgaGCTGACTAGCCAATGGCTGaacagagaaagaataggtggggctgacacacagagagaataaataggaggagaaatctgtgaagggagatggagagccagaaaaggaggagaggagaactccaggggcctgccatccagctacacagcaagccatggagtagtaagtaaagaaaggtatacagaatagagaaagataaaagcctagaggcacaaggtagatgggataatttaagaaaagctggctagactaatgcagggggaggggcttggacctgcctcaactgaatgtaccaggctctactgactccccatgggaggccttacctttttggaggagggaatggaggaggagttgggAGGGAAGACTGGagggggaagggcaggaggagggaagagaggggggatctgtggttggtatgtaaaattaatagaaaatttcttaataaagaaaaaaaaaataaagctggctAGTAATAAGCCATGCTAAGGCCAGGCACTCAAAAGAagtaataagtttccatgtgttttattttggaggtgggtggtgggccccccaaagaacaaagagttaagaggaaaaaataacaaaCTACACTTAAGTGAATACCTTCATGAGAAACAATTATTAAAAGGGATGCTACTAGCtaataaaactgaaaaggaagCATGCATAACCTGTTGAAGACTGTGCATTGACATCTGCTTTGTGAGCTAGCAGCAACTTCACAATTTTGACATGTCCTCCATTAGCAGCAGCCATTAAAGGGGTAATGTCACCTTTGATTCCCCTGTCTTCCACATTTGCATGCATTGCCAACAAAacctggagaaagaagaaaacagtttatAGAGTATTAAGAAAGTACTCTGAAAGTtttcaatacatttatttatataataccTCCATACGCATAAGATTCCTAGGAATCAAAAACTAGACAAGCTGTATGCTACAAGTCTGTATTGAAATTAGCTCAACAGGCAAAAGGGTTTATTCTTTTCCTAATAAATGGTAGTTTTAAAGGCTTATTTCTATAACACAAACCTGTGCAAGCTCATAGTATCCAGCAGAACAAGCTAAACAAAGGAGGCTCTCTCCTTCCTCGGTGTGTTCATTTACACTTCGACCTTCAATGAGTAATTTTCGCACAGCATTTACATCTCCTTCTGAACAGGCCTCTGCCAAACTGCGGCTATGGCAAGAAGAACAGAGTCATCTCAGAGGATGATATAAAAATCTGCATCATGTAAGTATTGTTTTCATGTCATTCTAAATTAAAATTAACCAgtattctaaaatgttttcagaTATGTACAACTAATTCAcagtaaataatgaaattataaaaattcaaacataaaTGTTATAGATTAAGCTTTTGTTCAATTGCTAGAAATTCTATgacattaagaaaatataaaatgggtAAGACACCTACTAATTATGAAAGCCAATCTGAGTTCTTCCATCAAGTAAAAGAATATCAGACACAAGATGGGAGCATGTAATGTTAACAGTAGAGTAACTAGCAGAGTATTTACTCATACAATCACCTCAGGTGTCCGTCCTGTCCTTCTAACTTGTTTAGACAAGGTGCTATTCCTATCTGTAAGACAGGATcgtgtctcctgtctccaccacttcctgtgtcctgagtgctCATACTCACATCCTCATCTTTACTCAGCAACAactttacccactgtgccatctccccacaTAGCTTTACTTTCAAtcagaggaagaaggcagaaggCAGTAAGGACTAAAACTGTAACACAGTAATGATACCTCTTCAGATGCTCTGTTCATTATATAGCAccagaaaaatctaaaatattactTATAATACACTGAATCCTTATTAGTACTAAAATCATATATACAAGAACTATGAGAGACAAAAAATAAAGTCTCTTGGTCTAACATTCACATTATGTAAACaagatttatgatttttttaaaacttcaggaaacagccgggcggtggtgggcacacgcctttaatctcagcactcggaggcagaggcaggcggatccctgtgagttcgaggccagcctgggctaccaagtgagttccaggaaaaggccaaagctacacagagaaaccctgtctcgaaaaaccaaaaaaaaaaaaaaaaaaaaaaccttcaggaaACAAAATTCTTGTGTTCTAAACTATACAACTATACATATGAACTGAAAAAACAAATACAGTTGATAGAATAGCACTGACTTCTTTGTCACTAATACATAAGAAGAGCAACATAAATAagtgaaagggttttttttttatgagttttaagccatgggtgctgggaactcaactagGTGCCTGGGGAGGGGGGCGCGCGGAGGCAGCAAGCTGTCTTAACAAAGAGCTACCACTCCAGTCCTCAACGGCTTTCAGCATAAGACAATGGTGTTCATCTCATCTTCTTGAGCTTCATTAAGCTATTCATCTCCCAGTTTGCTTATACAActgacattaagaaaaaaaaatccacaactTAAAGGGTACTGTGTTAAGTGGCTATAGTATGAGGCACAAAAAAGCTACATAAACATCAACTATTTCCCTCTTAGGAAAATCCCTGTTATACGGCTCACAACACAAAAGCACTCACTTGTCCGACTGCCCTGCATTTGCTGTGCTTTCAGCTCTCATTCGTGTAAGTGCAGCAGCAGCTTCATCCAACGCACAGCTGACAGATGATGTCAACCTCCGGAGCACTTCAGGgtctgcaaaggctttaccatCGCCGTGGATAACTTGCCTATTCCTATTGTATTATTTTCACACCAATATGGAAATacccaaaaggaaaacaaagaaaaaactcacGTTACTAAAATCTGCATGTTAACATGAGCTTTAGATACTATAATAGACATATCTGTCTATAATCTTGAGATAAATAACTCTTCTCGAATCTAAAAACTTTATCCACACCATATGGCCCCTGGATACATGATCTGACACACTATGGTGTCAGATGTGGGTCTTTAGCCTATGCTGGACAGATAGGAGACTTCTCTGAAACATGTTCTGTCTTTGGGAGAAGAACCTATGTTCAGAGGTTACTGAGCTGTAGGTATTGAGTCATAAGCTATTTAGTCACTTTTATCACCACAGGCAGAAAGACTTCcaaaaataaagtcaatatacagcaaaacaaagaaaaagaattctagaaaaattatttttgactCACTGACGCCACAAGTGTCAGCAACATCCCTCTATTTTTGGTAAATGTCTACTTTTGCTTTAAGAAAATGGATGAGTAGAATACAGGCTGCATAAAAAAGATAATCTACATATAACCACCTCTTAAAAACTCACTACATATGCTTACCACATATACTTAGAATCTTCTAAAATTATTCAGAAtagcaaaagaaatacaaaagtaaaaatagtaaACATCTGAATGAACATAATACTTACATTTCCATATATTTCTAATAAAGCAAGCTTACCATGattaatattcattattattttattccagATTATCCATCTGCATCACCTGTGGTGCTTATTAAAGACATGGGTGCTAagattggaaagatggctcagtgattaagagcacctgACACTTTTCCAGGACATGATTTTGTTACTAgttatcaggcagctcacaaacacctgtaactccagcttcagggaatctgacagcctcttcGGACCTCTAtggcacttgcactcacatgcaacacacacacacacacacacacacacacacacacacacacacacacacacatacagtatctCAAGCCCAAAGATATTTCAGACAAGTAATTCAGACGGAAACCTAAATTTAGCAAGGAAACGCTATTATAAACTGTAGAACTAATTGAGATCAAAGATCATCTACTTGGTAATATAAACATTTCTGTAAAATAACAGTATTTTATAAAAGTGGGAAAGGCACAATACTTACACAGTCTTATGATGAAAGTTTATACTTGCCTAGCTTTTCTGTCAAAAACTTCTATCAACTACTGTATTGTATAAAACTAAAGGTAAATTTGAGAAGCAACTATGATTTCAAAAATAGTAAGAACTTCTCAGCAGCCAAAATTCATTTCTGCTAATCAAGATGTCCAGATGATAAAGGCTGTCGTGGTCTGCTTGTTAACACTCAGGCCTGCCCCTGACCCTCCCAGTGTCCTGACAACACCATCCTATGTAAAgtgtcttttaagaaaaaaaaaaaaaaaaaccctccctctcctctcctctctccctctccccgtccccgtcccccttTAATAACAAAACTCTCCACATGAGTGCCATGGCATGATATGAGTGACTTTCCACCGTGGCCCCCCTTGGACAGAGCCAACCCTGTCTGCATGGCGTGTCTCCCTCAGCCGctgtggggcaccttggctcaaacccaccaacaccaccacatgCTGTTTTTTAAATACTACACTGCTAAGATCAAACCCTACTGTCCAACTGGTGTCATTAATATTCAAAGTCAAATTGTAATCGGAAGTCTATTGGAGCACAATTGAGATCTATTTGGTATATTTCCAAATGAGAATTAGCTACCATTTCTCAGGCTGTTGTCAACTCTATAACAAATTCTAGTCAGACATGCAGAGAATGGTCattacttaaaaatgaaaatagaagaaaatgttcattttaatcTATGAACTTCTAATAGCTCCCAAGTTCCTTTCTTTTGATCTTTGTTCAGCCTCAGCCACCTGAATGTAGAGACTGCTAGGACTGCAGAAACCCACCACCATGTATGCCCACAAAAGCAATTTTAGTGGATAATCAGGATGCGGCAAAAATAAGTGTAACCAGATTAATCTTTCCAACTTCAGACATTTAATCACAGGACTACAAGACTTAACATAGAGAAGGCATTACAGCATCTAGGTTTCATTTGAAGATAAgggtaaataattttttttctccctttccttttaaaacttaataaaaataagcagAATGCAATACAGGAATTCCACCCTTGATAAAACTAAGATACCTCTTTAAATCTAAGGTTCTATTGTAAGGTAAACAGAACAGACTAAGCAGAAACAGCTATCAATGAGAAACAAGGCGATCATAAAGTAAGGACTTGAGAATTAGATAAAGAAACGAGTGTAAGGCTTTGGTCATGAAACTGGGACACTAGCTGAACCTAATCAATTAAGTACAAGTCTCCATATACTCTCTAAAACCAAACGGGATAGGACCTCAACTAGGAGACAAGGAACAGggggaaacagaaaggagaagtATTGGATGGATGGTGAGAAAGTGAACACCAACATGCTGCATATTCAATCCTCAGGTTCCTTCCTTTTTGCTCCTAAGAGACAGTGTTAGCAGCCAGACTTGTTATTCACAAGACTTAAAACTTGCAGACATGTCTCTCAAGAAATTCAGCAGATTTGAGAGGAAAGACCTACATAGTAATATGTTAGGTaatcccaaagaaataaaaaacgtTTGTATGTAATCACAGGTAGGAAAACTAATATGTTCCTAACAAATTAGATAATACTGGCATACTTATCCTTCAGTCAGTTTATTTATTGTTACGTGTATTTTTAAGTGTTCAactgtgagcatgtatgtgtatcaAGTGCATGCATGATGACAAGAGGTCAGAAAATagggtcaggtcccctggaacaggagttaacAGTGGTTgcttaggtgctgggaactaaaccctggTCATTTCCAAGAGCAACAGATGCtcttatgtggtggtattgtgttctccaaaatattgtgcaccctaacaaatttatctggggtcagagaacagaacagccactagatacagaggctagaaaatggtgtcatccacgcctttaatcctagcattccagagacagaaatccctctggatctctgtgagttcaaggacacattggtaacagccaggcacggtgactcacgcctttaatcccagaaagcaagcctttaatcccagggagtgatggtagaaggcagaaagatatataaggtgtgaggaccaggaactagaagcttttggctggttaagcttttaggttttgagcagcacagttcagctgagagccattcggataagaggacacagaggcttccagtctgaggaaacaagatcagctgagaagttgaccaggtgaggttaactgtggcttgttctgtctctctgatcttccagtgttcaccccaatacttggctccaggtttgattttattaataagaacttttacaGTCCCTATTTACCCACCTCTTAAGACTTCACTTAAGATAAAATCTACTGTCACTGTAAAGTTAAAGCATATCAAGCAGATTATCCTGGTGGGTCCAACCCAATCAGGATAACAAAGATAgggaatttaagaaataaaaagatttttacgTGCCCTTACTGGCTTAAAGATGGAGAGGAGCTGTGCATCAAGGAATGTGGAAGCAAGAGAAGACACAACTGAATCTCCACAAAGAGCTTGGAAGCAAACCTTCCCCAACAGCAGATAGGTACAAACGTAACACCAGTGATTTTAGTTTACAAGATCTTAATGCAAGAGATTTATTTCAGCCACACTATGTTCTAGTGTCTGATACAAAAATTACAAGGCATTTGAGTGCTTTTTCTTGTGGCTGTATAAAAAATAACTACAATGCAATAGGAAACCAGTGAATGCCTCACAGTGAAATGTATCAGTTGGCAAAAGAGATGTGTACACTTTCCAATTTAGCTTTTTATGTCATTGCTATTGGCTAtaaacaaactcagagatcaccacAGTCAAACACAATTTGATAATCTGGAAAGACAAGCCAaggcaataaaaaacaaaaccaattttcAAATGCCACAAGTTCTGGGAAAGACTAGGAACTAGTGGTGCAGAAAGTGAAACCATTCACAACTGCAACACCACAAGAGCAGAAGACAATAGGGCAATAATTTCAAAAATCTGcaggaaattatttatttatttatttatttatttatttatttatttatttatttatttatttatttaggtttttcgagacagggtttctcttgtgtagctttgtgcctttcctggagctcacttggtagccaggctggcctcgaactcacagagatccgcctgcctctgcctcccgagtgctgggattaaaggcgtgcgccaccaccgccgggcggaaattatttttaaactaaacttCAATGCATAAACTATTAAGCATGAACACAGTAAGACATTTTCACATGAGATCTCAGAAAATTTTGCCCCTCACaaaatgagggaaaaataaagcaaaactattaacaacaaaaacctcacacATTCATACATCTTTCTTGAGAAAGGTGttctagggctagagagatggctcaatagttaaagagcactggctactctatCTAATCAAGCAAAACCTAGACTATGAAATAACTCATCAATTCTCCACACAGACAGGATATTTAGAGTCATTAAAAGTAAATTTCTACTTTTTCCCCCTTTCGACTGTCTTTATGGCCCCATTTTTAAAGGAATCCTTGAGATACATATGCAAGAAATCATATATGAAATAACAAAGTACATATCTATATTTAAAGACACGGGGATGTCAAGAGAATAGTAATGaataaaagatgaataaaaaatgaataagtcTACCCATGTACTGATGCTTATTAAAGTTGAAAAATCACAATCGGAGTTTGCTATGCTATTTCAAGCTTTTGTGTgaaattttttaatagaaaagaatgaattagggagagaaatgaaagaatgaggaagaaaaaattatttataaaatcctCCAATTGAAATTATGTTCTTacggagaaaataaaacaatttgcTTTACTTATATAGGTATACAGCCTGTATTGCACACTGGGGGATTCGAAGCATTCAATTATTATCATAAAGTTGCTGCAAACTGCAACTGAGAACTAAATCACTGCTGCTAGGACAAAGAAGAACTATTGCAAGCCTCGGGTTAGAAtattccattaatatataaccTAGTTTCATGTGTATTATGTATTAAAGATATCAATAGTTTATTCATTAGCAATAAATTCAGTCAACAACACTGTAATTAAACCTCAATGAATCTTACCTAAAatgttttttcaaagaaataaaggagcaCACACTACAGTAGCAAGAGCTATGGTATGGATAATAAGGAAGACATGACTAACAAGAGCACAAGACATACATACCTGCAGCTTCTAGTAAAGCTTCCAGTCTAGCCTGTGTCTCTGGATCTACCGTCCTGAGGTCTGCACCATCAGCAGT includes the following:
- the LOC119086155 gene encoding LOW QUALITY PROTEIN: ankyrin repeat domain-containing protein 17-like (The sequence of the model RefSeq protein was modified relative to this genomic sequence to represent the inferred CDS: inserted 1 base in 1 codon), translated to MEKRRFAAAEEKEPPAAAAVAAPPRRQRRRRRRSRRRGSLGLVSSSSESSSDSDNSGGRRRRRRRGGGGTSSNNSEEEEDDDDEEEEVSEVESFILDQDDLENPMLETASKLLLSGTADGADLRTVDPETQARLEALLEAAGIGKLSTXDGKAFADPEVLRRLTSSVSCALDEAAAALTRMRAESTANAGQSDNRSLAEACSEGDVNAVRKLLIEGRSVNEHTEEGESLLCLACSAGYYELAQVLLAMHANVEDRGIKGDITPLMAAANGGHVKIVKLLLAHKADVNAQSSTGNTALTYACAGGYVDVVKVLLESGASIEDHNENGHTPLMEAGSAGHVEVARLLLENGAGINTHSNEFKESALTLACYKGIV